TCCGCTTTGAAAGCGACGACCGGGCGCGGCGCAGTGAGCTTGGAGAAATTAAAGGCTGGCGCCCGCACGGCTCGCCGTACGTGAGCGGCGGCCGTAAGCGCTCATCATCACGAAGCTGATCACAAAGCTCACACCACCGACAAGAAGCAGCCCGGTCTCTCCAAACAACGGCAGCAGATTCGTCAACAAGCCGGTGACCACCCACGCCACCGCCATGACTGATCCGGCAATACCGAGCGCCCAGCCTTGCCGTTGTTCGCTGACGGCGTCGGAGTAAGCGGTGTACATTGTTGTGTACGCCACCATGTCGAAACAGCCGACTAGCGTGGCGAGACACCACAACACGATCTCCTGCGGAAATAGCGCGGACAGGATCTGACACACGCCGGCGATTAATAAGCCGGTCTTTGCAATGTCGACCACGCCCCAGACCCGGAGCATGAGCCGCACGACGAACAGCAGACCCAGCACGAAGCACACACCGATCAAGCCGCTGAACAAGCCGAGTTGCAAGCTCGAATAGTGGAATTTCGTTTGTAGTAATAGCATGATGGTCTGCAAATACAGCCCATACCCCACCTGCATCAGAAAGAAGACGACCGACAGAAACGCTACCTCTTTATGCATTGCCGCCTGATAGACGATACGCAGCGGCAACAACAGATCGATGCGGGTCGCGCCCACCGCCTGCGCCGTATCGCGATACGAGCATGCGGTCCAGATCGCGCACGCGGCCGATAGTCCGCCGACCAGCAGGAAGGGCGTCCCATAGTTGAATATCGGCGCGACGGTTCGATCCGACGTGACGCCGCCCAGCACCGGGCCAACGATCACACCGGCGCTAAACGCAAGCGACATGATGCTCATGTTGTAAGCCTTGTTGTCGGGCGTACTCACGTCGGTGATTGCCGCTTGCGCAATGCCCTGGCAACCCGCCATCAGCCCGCTCAAACCGCGCCCAAAGAGCAGCAGCCAGACACTGCCCTGAAACACGCCGAGCGCCATGAGAAAGTAGCTGGCCGATAGACCGGCAATGCACAGCAACAGGATCTTCCGTCGACCGTACCCATCCGACAGATTGCCCATCAGCGACG
This genomic stretch from Paraburkholderia bryophila harbors:
- a CDS encoding MFS transporter, with the translated sequence MSLSRSKLNLKLLGPCLLAIAIDAMGFGLVYPMMSAIFNDPQAGILATDATPQLRNFYLGLGYGIYPFFMFFGSSLMGNLSDGYGRRKILLLCIAGLSASYFLMALGVFQGSVWLLLFGRGLSGLMAGCQGIAQAAITDVSTPDNKAYNMSIMSLAFSAGVIVGPVLGGVTSDRTVAPIFNYGTPFLLVGGLSAACAIWTACSYRDTAQAVGATRIDLLLPLRIVYQAAMHKEVAFLSVVFFLMQVGYGLYLQTIMLLLQTKFHYSSLQLGLFSGLIGVCFVLGLLFVVRLMLRVWGVVDIAKTGLLIAGVCQILSALFPQEIVLWCLATLVGCFDMVAYTTMYTAYSDAVSEQRQGWALGIAGSVMAVAWVVTGLLTNLLPLFGETGLLLVGGVSFVISFVMMSAYGRRSRTASRAGASL